The Sphingobacteriales bacterium nucleotide sequence ATAAGATTGATAGTACAACTACATATTTTGGTAATAACCATTATTTAACCATTCGTTGTATTTACAAAGCAGATAAAACAATAGATAGCATTGGGCATAGACTTTATTCGCATGATCGATATGATGATATAGATGTAACCTATAATAATATAAATAAGATTGCTTCTATACCAGCAATGCATAAAAGCTATTATTATGATGCAAATAATAAAATAAATCAAATAACAATAGAAGGTATTTCAAATAATTATGAATATAATGATGATAGTCTTTTGGTGTATATGCAACCTATAGATGAACCAGATTTGATGTTGTATAAAAATGATAAAATAGCTAAATCCATCAATAATCCATTTAATATTATAGGATTAGAAAATGAATTGCCTATTATATATGAGCTTTTAGGATTCTCAAACGTAATGTATCCATTTTTAAGTCATGCAATAGCTTCTTCATACAATGAAGAAACTGGAGAAGAAATCATCTATAACTATGAAGGCAGCATTAATGGCTATCCATTAAAACTAACTTATGAAGATATTACTCAGACTTATACTTACGAAGAATTTTAATTTACTAATACAATAAATATAATATCATGAAAAAATTAATTTTATTATTCATCACAGCAATGCTCTTTTTATCATCTTGTAACAAAGATGAAGTAAAAAAAACGGAATCTAAACCAAGTGAATTTGTTTTAGATTCCATTCAACGAGATTTTACAAGAGAAATTTCAAATGGGTCAAATGGTCAATTTGCAGTTGGTTACGACTTCTGGGTTACCGACAGTGGTGTTATTAACCAACTTGCGTTAATAACACCATCAACAGGAAGCTATAAGGTTTATATTGAAAATACAGATACTGAGAAAAAAGATTCTGCTACTATCAATATTACAGTTGCAGACACTGGTAAAGTTATTTACAAAAGTATTAATCCTATGATTGCAAATGCAGGAGATTATTTTCGTATTTCATTTAATGACTTAGACAAACCACAATATCAATATATAAAAGCAGGTGGAATGAATCATTTATATGGTCATATACGTTTAAAATGGTATGTTTTTCAACAAACAACTTCGTCAGTTGTAGGTTCCCCTTTTGGTCATTCTATGGATTACACTTTTGGTGGTGTTGGATTTACTTATATAAAAAATTAACAATATATAAACACAATACCATGAAAAAATTACTTTTCTTACTTATCTCTGCAATACTCTTTTTATCATCTTGTAAAAAAGAAGCAGCTCAAAAAAACACAAGAATAAAAACTTATGAAGTAAAATATTTAACTCTTGACCCTTTAAAACTAATATTTAGTTATAATAGCTTTAATAAAATCGATAGCATTGAAATTTTAATTAGTGGTACAAAACAATTAACTTATTATTGTAAATATAAATCAGACCATTCTTTAGATAGCCTAATAAATACATATGGTGCAAATCGCATTGCAAGAAAAGTTGAATATGAAAATTTTAAAATAAAAAAACTTGGTAACTATACCATCACTTACACTAATAGTGGATTTATCAATACATTTACAAACGATACTTATTTATATAGATACGAATACTCAGGTGATAGTATTATGACCTATCAAAAGATTGGGAATGATCCAGAACAACCTGAAAAAATATATAAAATTTCATCAAATATAAAAAATCCATTCTATATAAATGGCTTCACAAATGAATTCTCTTTATTTAGTTGCATACAATATGAGCTTGAAGCGTATGTAACAGATGATTTATTTGCACCATATTGTGTAACAGAAATTAATTTAGGTTCACAAAAAACTACCTATAATATTGATGGTCTTTTTAATAATTATCCATTAAAAGAAACCGTAAGCTATAGTACTTCTAGTTTTATTACAACTATGAAATTTACTTACGAAGAATTTTAAACTATAAACACAATATCATGAATAAATTACTTTTCTTTCTCATCTCAGCAATGCTCTTCTTATCATCTTGTAAAAAAGAAGAAGTAAAACAAAAAAACACAAGATTAAAAACTTATTCTTTTTTAGGAATGGCTTATACCATAACATATAATAGTTTTAATAAAATAGACAATTTAAAGGTTGTTAATGGTACAAATATTTCCTATACCTATTGTAGATATAAAGCAGACCATTCTTTAGATAGCATAATATTGTTTAATGTTGATGGAAACGTATATCGTAGTATTGACGTTGATTGTTCAAATTTTAGAATAACAAAGTATGATGACAATGTAATTACCTATAATAGTAATGGCAATATCAATACTATAACTAATTTTTATTATTATTATGGCGATTTGCATTATCAATACAGTGGCGATAGTTTAATGATATATAATAGTTCTGATATATTGATTGATAAATATCAGATTTCAACAAGTATAAAAAATCCATTCTACATTACTGGATTTGAAGCTGAACGATTTGTATTATATTATCTGTTAGACTATGCCAGCCCTTTGTCTTCTGCATTATTACCTTATGCTGAAACTAAAAAATATCTTGAATCAGTATATACTAATTATACATACGAAGGAAATTTTAATGGTTATCCATTAAAACGATATTTAGGCACAAATACTGAATATGTAGAAACTTTTACTTATGAAGAATTTTAATTACAAAAAACATTAACTATAAAATTATAGTCTTATACTATAATACTTTACACTTTCAATAAAAAAGCGAAGCCTTTCGGGCTTCGCTTTAATGTTTATTATCTACAAATATAAAACCTATTTTACTTGTACTGTTGTTTCTTCATTTATCCAACATTTGATGGTGTAAGGTGCACCTACTTTAAGTTTCTTTGCGTTTACTTCAGTAATTGTTGGCAAATATTGTTTGTATGTTGCTAATAAATTGCTTGCTTCTTTTTTCACATCATCATCGCCATATTCTACTGCTTTTCTAAAATTATCGAATGCTGGCCACAATACTATTTGTGATTGGAAACCTACGCCTGGTCCACACAATTTTCCGCTTGATGCATATAAATAGCCTATTAATAAATATGCTCTTGCATTGTTTGGTTCATATTGTAATGCTGTTCTTGCTAAAGTTCTTGCTGTTTCAAAATCATTTTTATCAGTTTTCATATTTGCTAATAACAAGTACAAACCAGCAATTTTTGATGAGTCTTTTTCGTTTTTTATTGCATTCTCATACAATGTATATGCTTCAGCTTCTTTATTAGATTTCATATAGATGTTTGCCAATCTAATAGCATAGCTATAATTTGGATTTAATTGATTTAGTTTTTGTAACAATGTAACGTTGAAAGCACTATCAGCACAACCTTTTGTTTTGTTGTACACATTTTCAACTGTTGCTAAATCATTAGGTTTTTCGTTATATTTTTTCATATAAATCTCCATCAATTTTGCACAGTCAGATGGATCTTCTTTGTTTGCAAAATTTTGAATATATATTTCATCTATTGATTTCTTTGCATCTTCGTAGCTAGATTTATATGAATCATTTTTAGCTATATTTTTATCTAATATTGCTACTAGTTCATTATATTTTTTAGTTAATGCGTCTTCTGTAATTTGTCCAGCACCATATTCATAGTTCAATAGATTAAAATATGTACGAATAGCCAATGGATATCTACTTGATATTTGAATTGATTTTTCAAGTGCTTGTTTGGCTGCTGGCACATCATTTTTGTAGGTAATGATTGCTTGTGCTTTTTTTGTACCAAGCACAAAATCTTCGTTTCCATGACATACAATCCACTTGTCATACATTTCTAACAATGTGTCTGTATATTTTGCTTTTAGCGTAGCATCTGTTGTTTTTTCAATTTTCTCTTTTAGAATTTCTTCTCCTTCATAAAAAATAATTGAAGAAAGTCCTGGAGCTTTATCATACAGTGTACGCCAGTATGGATATGCTTTTTCAAAATCGTGTTTTTTGTAAAACTGTTTGTAGTAAAAATAGACTGGAGCTGTTTTTAAGCTATCTCCATCTATGTGTTTTGGACAATTGTTAGCTTTTGCATTTAAAAATGCTGCAAAAATGAATACAATAATTGCAATTTTTTTCATCTACTTTTTAATTTTTTTTAGAAATATTTGCGTTTAACAAACCATTTATCATTCAATGAGAATCCTACTTTTAGCCTAACGAAGTTTTCTTGTACTAAATTATTATTCGTTGTGCCTCTCTTTCCAATCTGCAATCCGATATTAAATGGATACGTAATATATGATTGCGTAAAACCTTCATTGCTTGAGAATCTATTAAACATCGGTATACCTACTCCAAAGTCTATGCCAAATTCTTGAATATCGTTGTTATTAATTGTAATATTTGTTTTGCTGTAATAAAATCCTGCTCTATATTTTAGTTTAGAAAAGAATTTATTGTACTTGTTTATGTTAGGAATAATTTCTCCACCAAAGCCTATTTTCCAACTGTTTGATAGTTTTGATGTTTCATTATCTTCAAATCCTCTGTACTTGCTCCAAGGTTGGTATCTGAAATCAAATCCAATTTTGTATTTATAATCTTGATAGAAAATTGCGCCTACATTAATTGCTGGTGGAATGTACACATCTAATTGGTCTAGGTTTTGAATGCTAATTGTATCTGGCACAAATTGTTTCCAATAATTTGTATTGCCACTCAATGTGTATACATTCTGTAAATATGTTTGGTTCTCTACTTTATCATTAATAAAATCTGCTAATGATTCATTTAAAGCTCTAGTTCCCAAAATTTGGTTGGAGAAACTTCTAAGTTGGTTGGTTTGGCTTTGGCTTTTATTTAATGAAATTGGTGAGTTTGCAGAAACGCCAAAATCTATTTTATATGGTTTTAAAGTATCTTTTTTATTTTTAATACTCAATGTGTATTGTGCACCAAAATCTAAGTTAATTTGTTTTACTTCTGTTGCAGATTTTTGGTATGTAGTATAGTCTGATGATGAGTATAATCCATTAATTGCAACATTTGATGCTGATACGTTTACAATTTTTCCGAAGGTATAGCCTAAAGAAAATCCAAGAGAAAGTCCTTTTACTTTAAATCCATTTCCCCAATAAACTGTATTTAGATTACCACTTCCATTTCCTTCCAACACATTTGATGTTATAGAATCTATTTGTATTGTATTTTTTACATTATAATCTTTTTTTGCATAAGGCAATAATCCAATGCTTGTTGACCAGAAATTTTTAATTGGAACAGAAAAAGATAGATAATCTAAATTGAAAGCATTTTGTTTTGCTTTTTGGGTTGATGTTTTAATATTTTCAAACACACCAGAAATTCCAGCATCAAAAGAAATAAGTTTGATGGCAGAAATTGAAGCTGGATTGAGGTAGTTTGGTCCTTCTATTCCACGATAACTTGCGCCTAATCCGCCCATCATATTTGAAGCATGATTGTTTGAGTTTGACATCAGTCCTAGTCCGTACCTACTATACATAGATGCCTCTTGTGCAATAAGTGCAACAGAAAGCATTTGTACTAAAATATATATATAAATTTTACGCATTGTATTCCAAAATATGATTTAGCCCAAGCAATGTAAGATTGGGAATTGCAAATATCTTATTTTTAAGCAAAGAAACCAAAAAATCTGCATCTCCACCAGTAATTATTATCTTTAATTTTGAAAATTTAACTTTATAGGCATCTATCATAGCATCAATTTCTTTTGCTGTTGCCACACTTGAGCCAATTGTAAGATTTTCAATAGTATTTTTCCCGATTAGGTTTTTATTTGTTTGTATTTCTACCAATGGTAGATTTTTTGTAAAATAATTCATGGCTTTAATCCTCATTTTTAATCCTGGATGTATGCTTCCACCCAGAAATTCATTTTTAGCATTGATAAAATTATATGTAATGCAAGTGCCACATCCAATTACTAAAACATTTTGTTTCGGAAATAAGTGTTGTGCTGCTGCAATCAATGCAATTCTGTCTTTGCCTAGTGTATTTTGAGTACCGTATTTATTCTTAAATGGTAGTTTTGTATGCTCATCCAAATAGATGGAAATTGGAATGTTTCTTAGTTTGTTTTTTATAATATTTGAAATGTTTGATGTTGTTGAGATAATTGATTTTTCAATTTTAAAAGCTTCAAATGCTTCATTTATTTCTATTTTATTGGTGTTTTCAAATGTATATATCTGTTCAATATTAGTTTTATTGAATATTCCGACCTTTGTTCTTGTGTTTCCTATATCAATTGCTATATTCAAAATATATATTAAATAATTATTTTTGACTCTGATTTTATAGAAATTTTACCGTTTTCTATGTGATTAATATGAACCAACCCTGGCTTTTTTCCAAGCTCAAAGCTGCCTAATTCTTGTTCCC carries:
- a CDS encoding type III pantothenate kinase gives rise to the protein MNIAIDIGNTRTKVGIFNKTNIEQIYTFENTNKIEINEAFEAFKIEKSIISTTSNISNIIKNKLRNIPISIYLDEHTKLPFKNKYGTQNTLGKDRIALIAAAQHLFPKQNVLVIGCGTCITYNFINAKNEFLGGSIHPGLKMRIKAMNYFTKNLPLVEIQTNKNLIGKNTIENLTIGSSVATAKEIDAMIDAYKVKFSKLKIIITGGDADFLVSLLKNKIFAIPNLTLLGLNHILEYNA